A single region of the Halopiger xanaduensis SH-6 genome encodes:
- a CDS encoding acyl-CoA carboxylase subunit beta → MEDRIDELEERREEAELGGGEERIQKQHDKGKMTARERIDYFLDEGTFTEFDQLRTHQTSQFGMEERKIPGDGVVTGYGEVNGRTVFVFAHDFTVFGGSLGEVFAEKICKVMDMAMEVGAPVVGLNDSAGARIQEGVKSLAGFTEIFRRNQEASGVIPQISGIMGPCAGGAVYSPSITDFIFMVQDTSHMYITGPGVTKTVTGEEVTHEELGGAMTHAGKTGVAQFACESEEQALDDIKRLLSYLPQNNVEDPPRVEPWDDPDRRDERLNDIVPPSPQKPYDMVDVIDSVVDEGSFFEVAENFAKELVVGFGRLDGRSVGIVANQPRVNAGTLTVDSSMKGSRFVRFCDSFNIPIVTFVDVPGYMPGTDQEHRGIIRHGAKLLYAYAEATVPLLTVITRKAYGGAYCVMASKNLGADVNYAWPTAEIAVMGPQGAVNILYRDELEEAENPDELRDELIEEYREEFANPYTATDKGFLDDVIVPTETRPRLIDDLEMLETKREQNPDKKHGNIPL, encoded by the coding sequence ATGGAAGACCGCATCGACGAACTCGAGGAGCGCCGCGAGGAGGCCGAACTGGGTGGCGGCGAGGAGCGCATCCAGAAGCAACACGACAAGGGGAAGATGACCGCCCGCGAGCGGATCGACTACTTCCTCGACGAGGGCACCTTTACGGAGTTCGACCAGCTCCGGACCCACCAGACGAGCCAGTTCGGCATGGAGGAGCGGAAGATCCCCGGCGACGGCGTCGTGACGGGCTACGGCGAGGTCAACGGCCGAACCGTCTTCGTCTTCGCCCACGACTTCACGGTCTTCGGCGGCTCGCTGGGCGAGGTTTTCGCCGAGAAGATCTGCAAGGTCATGGACATGGCGATGGAAGTCGGCGCGCCGGTCGTCGGGCTCAACGACTCCGCCGGCGCCCGCATTCAGGAGGGGGTCAAGAGCCTCGCCGGCTTCACCGAAATCTTCCGCCGGAATCAGGAAGCCAGCGGCGTCATCCCACAGATTTCGGGGATCATGGGTCCCTGCGCCGGCGGCGCGGTCTACTCTCCCTCGATTACGGACTTCATCTTCATGGTCCAGGACACGAGCCACATGTACATCACCGGGCCCGGCGTCACCAAGACCGTCACCGGCGAGGAGGTCACCCACGAGGAACTCGGCGGGGCGATGACCCACGCCGGGAAGACCGGCGTCGCCCAGTTCGCCTGCGAGAGCGAGGAGCAGGCCCTCGACGACATCAAGCGGCTTCTTTCCTATCTCCCGCAGAACAACGTCGAGGACCCACCCCGCGTCGAGCCGTGGGACGACCCCGACCGCCGCGACGAGCGGCTCAACGACATCGTCCCGCCGAGCCCGCAGAAGCCCTACGACATGGTCGACGTCATCGATTCCGTCGTCGACGAGGGTTCGTTCTTCGAGGTCGCGGAGAACTTCGCCAAGGAACTCGTCGTCGGCTTCGGCCGACTGGACGGCCGCTCGGTCGGCATCGTCGCCAACCAGCCCCGCGTGAACGCCGGGACGCTGACCGTCGACTCCTCGATGAAGGGCTCGAGATTCGTCCGCTTCTGCGACTCCTTTAACATCCCGATCGTCACCTTCGTCGACGTCCCCGGCTACATGCCCGGCACCGATCAGGAGCACCGCGGGATCATCCGCCACGGCGCGAAGCTGCTGTACGCCTACGCCGAGGCGACCGTTCCCCTCCTCACGGTCATCACCCGCAAGGCCTACGGCGGCGCCTACTGTGTCATGGCCTCCAAAAATCTCGGCGCCGACGTCAACTACGCCTGGCCGACCGCCGAAATCGCCGTCATGGGCCCGCAGGGCGCGGTCAACATCCTCTACCGCGACGAACTCGAGGAGGCCGAAAACCCCGACGAGCTGCGGGACGAACTCATCGAGGAGTACCGCGAGGAGTTCGCCAACCCCTACACGGCGACGGACAAGGGCTTCCTCGACGACGTGATCGTCCCCACCGAAACCCGGCCGCGGCTGATCGACGACCTCGAGATGCTCGAGACCAAGCGCGAGCAAAATCCGGACAAGAAACACGGAAACATTCCGCTGTAA
- a CDS encoding class I SAM-dependent methyltransferase codes for MTRKSTRIANQPAHELLATLGKRTLRPGGEALTRELLEALSIAAADDVVEFAPGVGATARLALDRNPNSYTGIELDRERAARLRKQLENIDRPVPEIVVGNAADTDLPRNSADAVYGEAMLTMQPDGGKRAILEEARRLLRPGGRYGVHELALADGVDDETAVRIRREAAQVANVRPQPLTESGWVDRLESAGFTVMWRALEPMALLEPRRVLADEGLLGTLRIGYNLLRRPQARRRVRSLRRIFERYEEQLRAIALVAERS; via the coding sequence ATGACCCGCAAGTCGACGCGGATCGCGAACCAGCCGGCACACGAACTGCTCGCCACCCTCGGGAAGCGAACGCTCCGTCCCGGCGGCGAGGCGCTGACCCGCGAGTTGCTCGAGGCGCTCTCGATCGCGGCCGCGGACGACGTCGTCGAGTTCGCGCCCGGCGTCGGAGCGACCGCACGGCTCGCACTCGATCGGAACCCGAACTCGTACACGGGGATCGAACTGGATCGCGAGCGGGCGGCGCGGCTTCGGAAGCAACTCGAGAATATTGATCGGCCAGTCCCCGAAATCGTCGTCGGAAACGCCGCCGACACGGATCTGCCTCGCAATAGCGCAGACGCCGTCTACGGCGAGGCGATGCTGACCATGCAACCCGACGGCGGGAAGCGAGCGATCCTCGAGGAGGCCCGCCGATTACTGCGGCCGGGCGGCCGGTACGGCGTCCACGAACTCGCCCTCGCGGACGGCGTCGACGACGAAACGGCGGTCCGGATCCGACGGGAGGCGGCGCAGGTGGCCAACGTTCGGCCGCAGCCACTCACCGAGTCCGGCTGGGTTGACCGCCTCGAGTCCGCGGGCTTCACCGTCATGTGGCGAGCCCTCGAGCCGATGGCGCTGCTCGAGCCGCGGCGCGTGCTCGCGGACGAGGGACTGCTGGGGACGCTGCGGATCGGCTACAACCTACTCAGACGACCGCAGGCGCGACGGCGAGTGCGGTCGCTGCGACGAATTTTCGAGCGGTACGAGGAGCAGTTACGGGCGATCGCACTGGTCGCCGAACGGTCGTGA
- a CDS encoding acetyl-CoA carboxylase biotin carboxylase subunit: protein MFRKVLVANRGEIAVRVMRACEELNVGTVAIYSEADKNAGHVRYADEAYNVGPARAADSYLDHEAVIEAARKADADAIHPGYGFLAENAEFARKVENADGITWIGPSSDAMESLGEKTKARTIMNEADVPIVPGTTDPVTEPEEVKEFGEEYGYPIAIKAEGGGGGRGMKVVRDESEVEDQLESAKREGQAYFDNDSVYLERYLEQPRHIEVQILADEHGNVRHLGERDCSLQRRHQKVIEEGPSAALTDELREKIGEAARRGVAAADYTNAGTVEFLVEEEPGRDGPLGPDANFYFLEVNTRIQVEHTVTEEITGYDIVKRQIRIAAGEEIDFEQDEVTFDGHAMEFRINAENAAQDFAPATGGTLETYDPPGGIGVRLDDALRQGDELVTDYDSMIAKLVVWGEDRDECIERSLRALREYEIEGIPTIIPFHRLMLTDETFVESTHTTKYLDEEMDQERIEEAQQQWGGDTGDGGDGEDEESVEREFTVEVNGKRFEVELEEHGAPAIPTGDVEAGGGQAQPPQPAGGSSSGDADVAGEGETVDAEMQGTILDIEVEVGDEVAAGDVLVVLEAMKMENDIVASKGGTVVEIPVEEDQSVDMGDTLVVLE, encoded by the coding sequence ATGTTCAGGAAGGTCCTGGTGGCGAACCGCGGCGAGATCGCCGTCAGAGTCATGCGCGCGTGCGAGGAACTGAACGTTGGGACGGTCGCGATCTACTCGGAGGCGGACAAGAACGCCGGACACGTCCGCTACGCCGACGAAGCGTACAACGTCGGGCCGGCCCGCGCGGCCGACTCCTACCTCGATCACGAGGCCGTCATCGAGGCCGCGCGCAAGGCCGACGCCGACGCGATCCACCCCGGCTACGGCTTCCTCGCGGAGAACGCCGAGTTCGCCCGCAAGGTCGAGAACGCGGACGGAATCACCTGGATCGGACCTTCCAGCGACGCGATGGAGTCGCTCGGCGAGAAGACGAAGGCCCGGACGATCATGAACGAGGCCGACGTGCCCATCGTTCCCGGGACCACCGACCCCGTCACCGAACCCGAGGAGGTCAAGGAATTCGGCGAGGAGTACGGCTACCCCATCGCCATCAAGGCCGAGGGCGGGGGCGGCGGCCGCGGGATGAAGGTCGTCCGCGACGAAAGCGAGGTCGAAGACCAACTCGAGAGCGCCAAGCGCGAGGGCCAGGCCTACTTCGACAACGACTCGGTCTACCTCGAGCGCTACCTCGAGCAGCCCCGTCATATCGAGGTCCAGATCCTGGCCGACGAGCACGGCAACGTCCGCCACCTCGGCGAGCGCGACTGTTCGCTGCAGCGCCGCCACCAGAAGGTCATCGAGGAAGGCCCCTCGGCCGCATTGACGGACGAACTCCGCGAGAAGATCGGCGAGGCGGCCCGCCGCGGGGTCGCCGCCGCGGACTACACCAACGCCGGCACCGTCGAGTTCCTCGTCGAGGAGGAACCCGGCCGCGACGGGCCGCTCGGCCCCGACGCGAACTTCTACTTCCTCGAGGTCAACACCCGGATTCAGGTCGAGCACACCGTCACCGAGGAGATCACCGGCTACGACATCGTCAAGCGCCAGATTCGAATCGCCGCCGGCGAGGAGATCGACTTCGAGCAGGACGAGGTCACCTTCGACGGCCACGCGATGGAGTTCCGGATCAACGCGGAGAACGCCGCCCAGGACTTCGCGCCCGCGACAGGGGGGACCCTCGAGACCTACGACCCGCCGGGCGGGATCGGCGTTCGCCTCGACGACGCCTTGCGGCAGGGCGACGAACTCGTCACCGACTACGACTCGATGATCGCCAAACTCGTCGTCTGGGGCGAGGACCGCGACGAGTGCATCGAGCGCTCGCTGCGTGCCCTCCGCGAGTACGAAATCGAGGGTATCCCGACGATCATCCCCTTCCACCGGCTGATGCTCACCGACGAGACGTTCGTCGAGAGCACGCACACGACGAAGTATCTGGACGAGGAGATGGACCAAGAGCGGATCGAGGAAGCCCAACAGCAGTGGGGCGGCGACACCGGCGACGGCGGCGACGGCGAGGACGAGGAGTCCGTCGAGCGCGAGTTCACCGTCGAGGTCAACGGCAAGCGCTTCGAGGTCGAACTCGAGGAGCACGGCGCGCCGGCGATTCCGACCGGCGACGTCGAGGCCGGCGGCGGTCAAGCCCAGCCGCCCCAGCCGGCCGGCGGATCCAGCAGCGGCGACGCCGACGTCGCCGGCGAGGGCGAAACCGTCGACGCCGAGATGCAGGGGACGATCCTCGACATCGAGGTCGAGGTGGGCGACGAG